A stretch of DNA from Roseovarius sp. W115:
CGGGTCGAGAAGATACCCATCATCAGCGCCGGGAAGATCGAGGCCGCTGCAAGACCAAAGGCGAGCGCCACGGTTTGCGCCGCAAATCCCGGGGGATTGAGCCCAAGGATCACCGCGACCACAATGGCGGCTGCCATCGAGATACGCGCGGCCAGTAGCTCGGACTTCTCGGACATGTTTGGCGTTAACTGACCTTTCAGGAGGTCGTGACTGACCGCCGATGAGATCGCCAGCAACAGACCCGCCGCCGTGGACAGAGCCGCCGCAAGACCACCTGCCGCCACCAGACCGATGACCCATCCCGGTAGGGATGCAATCTCGGGGTTGGCCAGCACCAGGATATCGCGGTTGAAGTTGGTCAGCTCATTGCCTTCCCACCCATTCTCCGCGGCCTTGGCCTGAAGCTCCTCGTTGGCATCGTTGTAATACTGGATCATGCCATCGCCGTTTTTGTCTTCCCAGCCGAGCAACCCGGTTTTCTGCCACGTGGCCATCCACGCGTATTCCGGCGCTGTCTCGATCTGTTCGACACTCACAGCGGCGCCATCCGTTCCATTGGGCCACATCAGCTCTGAGATGTTCAGCCGCGCCATCGCACCCACAGCAGGAGCCGTCAGGTAAAGCAGGGCGATGAACACCAGCGTCCAACCAGCCGACCAGCGAGCGTCAGAGACTTTGGGGACAGTGAAGAAGCGCATGATGACGTGTGGCAAACCAGCCGTGCCGATCATCAGCGACAGGGTGAAGAGCACCATGTTGATGGTCGAGCCATGCGCGGCAGTGTATTCCTTGAAGCCAAGGTCAGTCACGATCGCGTCCAGCTTAGCCAGAAGCGGCTCACCACTTTCGACTGTTCCAAAGAGGCCAAGAGCCGGGATCGGATTGCCTGTCAGTTGCAGGGAAATAAACACTGCCGGAATCGTGTAAGCGGTGATCAGAACACAATACTGAGCGACCTGAGTGTAGGTCACACCCTTCATGCCGCCGAACACTGCATAGGCAAACACAACGCAGGACCCGATCAGCAGACCCCAGAACGCGTCGATTTCAAGGAAACGACCAAAGGCAATGCCCACGCCCTGCATCTGACCAATCACATAGGTGATCGAGGCCACCAGCAGACATATCACGGCCACCATGCGCGCGGTCTTGGAGTAGAACCGGTCGCCGATGAACTCGGACACGGTGAACTTGCCGAATTTGCGCAGATACGGTGCCAGGAGAAGTGCCAGAAGCACATAGCCACCCGTCCAGCCCATCAGGAAGGACGAGTTGTCATAGCCGGTAAAGGCGATGAGGCCAGCCATCGAGATGAAAGAGGCCGCCGACATCCAGTCAGCCGCCGTCGCCATCCCGTTGGTGACCGGATGCACGCCGCGACCCGCAGCGTAGAATTCTGAAGTGGACCCGGCACGAGCCCAGATCGCGATGCCGATATAGAGCGCGAAACTCGCGCCCACAAACAGCAGATTGAGTGTAAACTGATCCATGGTTTTATTCCTCGTCCACGCCGTGTTCTTGATCCAGCCTGTTCATCCGCCAGGCGTAGAAAAAGATCAGCGCCAGGAAGACCAGGATCGAGCCTTGCTGGGCGAACCAGAAGCCAAGATCGGTGCCGCCGACGGAAATGCCCGCCAGCGCAGGGCGCAGGATGATCCCGAACCCGAAAGAGACCAGCGCCCAGATGACGAGGCTGATCAGGATGAGACGCACATTGGCAGACCAATACGCGTTGCTTTCATCGTTTTGAGACATGGGTTTGTCCTCTCTTGAAAGTGTTCCTGAGACCCTTGAGGGCCTTGTTATGATGCGCTTTATTCTGTGGCTCTGGACACAACAGCGCTTAGATCGGACGCGATCTTGTCGATCGCCTCCATGGCATCGACGCGGCTTAACGCATCTTTGCCGTCGTAATAGGTGATGAGCGGCGCGGTCTGGGCATGGTAGGCCTCTAGCCGCTGTGTCACGGTTTCCGCAGTGTCATCCGCACGGCGCTTCATATCGGTCGAGCCGCATTTGTCACAGACGCCGGGCTTTGCGGTTGGTTTGAAGGTTTCATGATACCCTTCTCCGCAGCCGCCGCAGGTAAAGCGTTGTGTGATCCGCGTGACCATTGCCGCGTCATCAACCTCCAGGCTGATCGCCGCATTGATCCGCTGGCCGGTTTCTTCCAACAACGCATCCAGCGCCTCGGCCTGAACCGTTGTGCGCGGAAACCCATCAAGGATCACGCCACTGGCGCAATCGGGTTCAGTCAGACGATCGCGCAGGATTGCGATGACGATGTCGTCACTGACCAGCTCGCCGGCTTCCATAACAGCCTTGGCTTGCTTGCCAGCCTCTGTGCCCGCAGCCACAGCAGCACGCAAAAGATCCCCGGTCGATAGTTGCACCAGACCATGCTTTTCTTCCAGAAGACGGGCCTGCGTGCCCTTTCCGGCCCCCGGTGGTCCAAGCAGAATGAGAACAGGCGCGGTCGTGGGTGTGGTTGTGCCATCCATGGTTACACCCTCCGGTTCATACGGTTGTCGATCAGGTCATCCACGACCGATGGATCGGCCAGGGTCGAGGTATCGCCCAGGCTTCCAAAATCGTCCTCAGCAATCTTGCGCAGGATGCGGCGCATGATCTTGCCTGAACGGGTTTTGGGAAGACCGGGGGCCCATTGGATCAGGTCCGGCTTGGCAATCGGGCCAATTTCGGTGCGAACCCAAACTTCAAGCTCTTTGCGCAGTTCGTCCGAAGGCGCCTCACTGCCCATCAACGTGACATAGGCGTAGATGCCCTGCCCCTTGACGTCATGCGGATACCCCACCACAGCGGCTTCAGCGACCTTGGCATGGGCGACCAGCGCGCTTTCAACCTCGGCCGTGCCCATCCGGTGACCAGAGACGTTGATCACATCATCGACGCGGCCCGTGATCCAGTAATCGCCATCCTCGTCCCGGCGACAGCCATCACCTGAGAAATAATACCCCTTGTAGTCGCTGAAATACGTCTTCTCGAACCGCTCATGATCGCCCCAAACGGTACGCATCTGACCGGGCCAGCTGTCGCGCATGCAAAGAACGCCCTCGATACCGTTGCCATCGATCTCAACACCGCTTTGCGGATCAAGAACCACCGGCTGCACACCAAAGAACGGCTGTTGCGCGGCACCGGGTTTCAGCGTTGTGGCCCCCGGCAGGGGCGTCAGCATGTGGCCACCGGTTTCGGTCTGCCAGAACGTATCGACAATCGGGCAGTTCCCTTTGCCGACAACATCATTGTACCAGGTCCAGGCCTCAGGATTGATCGGCTCACCGACCGACCCCAGAAGCCGCAGGTTCGACAGATCGTGCTTTTCGACCCAGTCATTGCCAGCCCCCATGAGCGCGCGAATAGCCGTTGGTGCCGTGTAGAATTGATTCACCTTGTGCTTGGCACAGACTTCCCAGAAGCGTCCCGCGTCGGGATAGGTGGGCACGCCTTCGAACATGATGGTCGTCGCGCCATTGGCCAGAGGGCCGTAAACAATGTAGCTGTGTCCAGTGACCCAGCCCACATCGGCAGTGCACCAGAAAACATCACCGTCGTGATAGTCAAACACGTATTCATGCGTCATCGCGGCATACACGAGATACCCACCGGATGTATGCACCACGCCTTTAGGCTGGCCCGTACTGCCGCTGGTGTAGAGAATGAAGAGCGGGTCCTCGGCGCTCATTTCCGCAGGCGCGCAATAATCTGACGCCTCCAGCATCATCTCGCCATAATCATAGTCACGGTCGGTCCAGGTCGTTTGACCTCCAGTGCGCTTTACAACGAGACATTTCACGCTGTCCTTACAGTGCAGAAGGGCTGCATCCGTGTTCGATTTGAGCGGTGTTTCACGACCCCCACGCGGAGCATAGTCAGCTGTGATAACCAGCTTCGCGTCACATCCGTTCACCCGCGCGCCCAATGCATCGGGCGAAAATCCGGCAAACACAATCGAGTGGATTGCACCAATGCGGGCGCAGGCCAGCATGGCGTAGGCGGCTTCCGGGATCATCGGCAGGTAAATGACAACCCGGTCGCCCTTGCGAATGCCGAGCTCTTCCAGAACGTTGGCCATTTTGCAGACCGAGCTGTGCAATTCCCGATACGTGATGTGCTTGGCGTCCTGCGTGCTGGGATCATCGGGTTCCCAGATGATCGCCGTCTGATCGCCACGTGTTTCCAGATGCCGGTCTATGCAATTGGCTGATACGTTCAGGGTCCCATCCTCGAACCACTGAATGTCGATATTGCCGGGCTCAAAAGACGTGTTCTTGACCTTGGAAAAGGGCTTGATCCAATCAACCCGCTTGCCGTGTTCTGCCCAGAACCCGTCCGGATCGGAAATCGAGGCCGCATACATGTCCGCATACCCGCGCGCATCAATATGTGCGCGTGAAACGGTGTCTTCGGACGGCGGGAAAGACGGCTGAGTCTGTGCGTTCATGATGTTCCTCCTCATCGCGCGCGTGCTCTGAAAGGCGCAAATGCGGTTCAGAGACATGGCTGGAGACATCATAGGGCGTTTAGTAAATTTAATTAATTAGTGCATGATATTATTGGTTTTTATTTGTAAAAAATATGAACTGTTCTTTTCGAAAAGCGTAATTTTATTTACAAATCGCGTTTTTCTTGAATGTTTTCCGCAAGGTGGAAAGCGGGCGCAACACCATTCAGCATACAATTGCATACCGATTTAAGCCATACGCAGAGATATTCAACCTGCGACAAATCGTCAAGCCACTCACAGACGCATCGACTCAGGTGCGTAACGCGCGACGCTCTCTCAGCGCGTCTTCATTCTGAAAATGCCTGAGCCGCGCAGCACGCGTTGCCAGACACGCATCGGGCATTTCACGCTTCCCTCCCTTGGTGAAGGCACTCATTCGTATTTGAGCGCGCCCAGCACCTCTCCCGCTGCTGCAGTCGGCGTTTTTCGACCTGACGAGACGTCTTCGGCCGCCCGAGCCATAGCCTCGCGTGCCTCAGCTGTCTCCAGCCGCGACAGAAGGCCCTGCCGCACTTCCTGCTCAAACCAATATTGCGCCTGTATCTGACGCCGCTGGTCGAAATGCCCGTTTTCCCGCCGCCAATTGATCAGCGCGTGCATCTCTTCCCATGCGGTTCTCAACCCCTCTTCATGCAGGGCCGAGACCATCAGCGCCTTGGGAAAACCATCGGGGTCATTCGGGCGCTTGCGCATCAGCCTGAGAGCACCTGCATAGTCGGAACAGGTCCGTGTCGCGGCAGGTTTCAGATCACCATCCGCCTTGTTTACGAGGATCAAATCAGCCATTTCCATGATCCCGCGCTTGACCCCCTGAAGCTCATCGCCACCCGCGGGGGCCAGCAAAAGCAGGAACAAATCGCACATTTCGGCCACCACGGTTTCCGATTGCCCAACGCCGACGGTCTCGATCAAGACAACGTCAAAACCAGACGCCTCACAGAGCGAAACCGCTTCGCGCGTACGCCGCGCCACGCCGCCCAAATGCGTCTGGCTCGGGCTGGGACGGATAAAGGCGTTTGGATCCCGGCTAAGCCGCTCCATCCGGGTTTTGTCCCCCAGGATCGAGCCGCCCGTGCGTGCCGAACTGGGATCAACCGCCAGAACCGCCACACGCAGGCCCTGCCCCGTCAGCATCATGCCAAAAGCTTCGATGAAGGTGGATTTTCCGACACCAGGCGTGCCCGAAAGCCCGATCCGTACCGCCTGTCGTCCCGAGCGCCCGAGTCGCTCCAGAAGCTCCCGTGCCGTTGCCCGATGATCTTCTCGCGCGCTTTCAATCAGAGTGATCGCCCGCGCCAGCGCACGTCGCTCTCCGGCGAGAAGCCGCTCGGCAAGCTTTTGCGTATCACTCATTTCGCTCTTGGTCCTTCAATCAATCAGTCGCGGCCTTGTAACAAAGGTCTTTTGCCTTTTGCCTTAGTCCAACAGAGATTGTCCAGTGGTCCTGCGAACGGGCCCTCGGCAGAGTCTTGCGCGCAGTTGAACGGATTTTTGCCAACAGTAACAGAGACATCAGACAGAAATGCCCTCGACTGTTAGTCTCACCGTCAGAACGAGTTCCGTTATCCCGGGGTCATCTGCGCGTCTCGCGCAAACCCGATCCTGCCACAGACCCCGGTCTGCGTCCGGATACGCCTCAACCGTGGGTTATGCGTCTTGTACCAGGTTCGGTCCATCCCCAGGTCCCGGCTTGGTATAAGTCTCAGTCAAAGCCCCAGAGGCGTGTCCGGGCGCCAAGAACTCTATAAATTGTCACTCTGGAAACCGAGAGCATCATCGCCGATAAGTCTGGCATGACAGATGCTCATCTGCCCATCCAAGATGCCATAGCGCCATTGCTGAAAGCCCTGCAAGATCAGGGGCGTGCCGTGCTTCAGGCGCCCCCCGGAGCGGGTAAGACGACTGTGGTTCCCCTGGAAATCCTCAAATCCGGGCTGAGCCGGGGGCGCATTGTCATGCTTGAGCCGCGCAGGCTTGCCGCGCGGGCCGCCGCCGAGCGGATGGCCCAAACTCTGGGCGAGCCGGTTGGCAAAACGGTAGGCTACCGGGTGCGTGGTGACGCCAAGGTCTCGGACACCACGCAGATCGAAGTTGTGACCGAAGGCATCCTGACCCGCCGCATTCAATCCGACCCGGAACTCAAGGGCATTGGCACCGTCATCTTTGACGAGTTTCACGAGCGCTCTCTCAATGCCGACCTTGGTCTCGCGCTGTGCCTCGAAGTGGCGGGGGCGTTGCGGGATGATCTGATGCTGCTGGCGATGTCCGCCACGCTGGACGCAGAACCCGTGGCCAATCTCATGCATGCGCCCGTGATCACCTCTGAGGGGCGCAGTTTCCCGGTGGAAACCCGTCACCTCCCCCGCCCGCTGCACAAAGACACCCGATGGGACGCCGCCCTTGCTGATCTGGTGCAGCAGGCCGTGCAAGACACCCAAGGCGGCATTCTGGTGTTTTGCCCCGGAGAAGGGGAAATTCGCCGTCTGGAGTCGGCGTTGAGGGATCG
This window harbors:
- the meaB gene encoding methylmalonyl Co-A mutase-associated GTPase MeaB, which gives rise to MSDTQKLAERLLAGERRALARAITLIESAREDHRATARELLERLGRSGRQAVRIGLSGTPGVGKSTFIEAFGMMLTGQGLRVAVLAVDPSSARTGGSILGDKTRMERLSRDPNAFIRPSPSQTHLGGVARRTREAVSLCEASGFDVVLIETVGVGQSETVVAEMCDLFLLLLAPAGGDELQGVKRGIMEMADLILVNKADGDLKPAATRTCSDYAGALRLMRKRPNDPDGFPKALMVSALHEEGLRTAWEEMHALINWRRENGHFDQRRQIQAQYWFEQEVRQGLLSRLETAEAREAMARAAEDVSSGRKTPTAAAGEVLGALKYE
- a CDS encoding adenylate kinase; translated protein: MDGTTTPTTAPVLILLGPPGAGKGTQARLLEEKHGLVQLSTGDLLRAAVAAGTEAGKQAKAVMEAGELVSDDIVIAILRDRLTEPDCASGVILDGFPRTTVQAEALDALLEETGQRINAAISLEVDDAAMVTRITQRFTCGGCGEGYHETFKPTAKPGVCDKCGSTDMKRRADDTAETVTQRLEAYHAQTAPLITYYDGKDALSRVDAMEAIDKIASDLSAVVSRATE
- the acs gene encoding acetate--CoA ligase, with the translated sequence MNAQTQPSFPPSEDTVSRAHIDARGYADMYAASISDPDGFWAEHGKRVDWIKPFSKVKNTSFEPGNIDIQWFEDGTLNVSANCIDRHLETRGDQTAIIWEPDDPSTQDAKHITYRELHSSVCKMANVLEELGIRKGDRVVIYLPMIPEAAYAMLACARIGAIHSIVFAGFSPDALGARVNGCDAKLVITADYAPRGGRETPLKSNTDAALLHCKDSVKCLVVKRTGGQTTWTDRDYDYGEMMLEASDYCAPAEMSAEDPLFILYTSGSTGQPKGVVHTSGGYLVYAAMTHEYVFDYHDGDVFWCTADVGWVTGHSYIVYGPLANGATTIMFEGVPTYPDAGRFWEVCAKHKVNQFYTAPTAIRALMGAGNDWVEKHDLSNLRLLGSVGEPINPEAWTWYNDVVGKGNCPIVDTFWQTETGGHMLTPLPGATTLKPGAAQQPFFGVQPVVLDPQSGVEIDGNGIEGVLCMRDSWPGQMRTVWGDHERFEKTYFSDYKGYYFSGDGCRRDEDGDYWITGRVDDVINVSGHRMGTAEVESALVAHAKVAEAAVVGYPHDVKGQGIYAYVTLMGSEAPSDELRKELEVWVRTEIGPIAKPDLIQWAPGLPKTRSGKIMRRILRKIAEDDFGSLGDTSTLADPSVVDDLIDNRMNRRV
- a CDS encoding DUF4212 domain-containing protein, with the protein product MSQNDESNAYWSANVRLILISLVIWALVSFGFGIILRPALAGISVGGTDLGFWFAQQGSILVFLALIFFYAWRMNRLDQEHGVDEE
- a CDS encoding sodium:solute symporter family protein codes for the protein MDQFTLNLLFVGASFALYIGIAIWARAGSTSEFYAAGRGVHPVTNGMATAADWMSAASFISMAGLIAFTGYDNSSFLMGWTGGYVLLALLLAPYLRKFGKFTVSEFIGDRFYSKTARMVAVICLLVASITYVIGQMQGVGIAFGRFLEIDAFWGLLIGSCVVFAYAVFGGMKGVTYTQVAQYCVLITAYTIPAVFISLQLTGNPIPALGLFGTVESGEPLLAKLDAIVTDLGFKEYTAAHGSTINMVLFTLSLMIGTAGLPHVIMRFFTVPKVSDARWSAGWTLVFIALLYLTAPAVGAMARLNISELMWPNGTDGAAVSVEQIETAPEYAWMATWQKTGLLGWEDKNGDGMIQYYNDANEELQAKAAENGWEGNELTNFNRDILVLANPEIASLPGWVIGLVAAGGLAAALSTAAGLLLAISSAVSHDLLKGQLTPNMSEKSELLAARISMAAAIVVAVILGLNPPGFAAQTVALAFGLAAASIFPALMMGIFSTRINNVGAVAGMLAGLVVTLLYIFLHKGWFFIPDTNAFTDADPLLGPVKSTSFGAIGAMVNFIVAYVVSGMTKETPQEIKDLVASVRVPRGAGTAVEGH